The proteins below come from a single Bacillota bacterium genomic window:
- a CDS encoding uridine phosphorylase: GGSATAIAVEELAKKGARLFVRAGTTMAVHVAVGDLVLAQAAVRAEGTSRTYAPLPYPAVADAGAYAAFRQALQASGYPWAEGVVMSSDGFYSRMLHDGQPPAGDDGWDEATLARWRVLGLDMETATLYVVARHLGVAAVSLCVATVDRRHGAAPGEARAEYEQMLVRTTLEGVRRAITHQQEAQR; this comes from the coding sequence GGAGGGTCGGCCACCGCCATCGCCGTCGAGGAACTGGCGAAGAAGGGGGCGCGCCTGTTCGTCCGGGCCGGCACCACCATGGCGGTCCACGTAGCGGTAGGCGATCTCGTTCTGGCACAGGCTGCCGTGCGGGCCGAGGGGACGAGCCGCACCTACGCGCCGCTCCCCTACCCTGCGGTGGCGGACGCCGGCGCCTATGCGGCCTTCCGGCAGGCGCTGCAGGCGTCCGGCTACCCGTGGGCGGAAGGGGTCGTCATGAGCAGCGACGGCTTCTACTCGCGGATGCTCCACGACGGGCAGCCGCCGGCGGGCGACGACGGGTGGGACGAGGCCACGCTGGCGCGCTGGCGGGTGCTGGGGTTGGACATGGAGACGGCCACGCTGTACGTCGTCGCCCGCCACCTGGGCGTGGCAGCGGTGAGCCTGTGCGTGGCGACCGTCGATCGCAGGCACGGCGCGGCCCCGGGCGAGGCCCGGGCGGAATACGAGCAGATGCTCGTGCGCACCACTCTCGAGGGAGTGCGGCGGGCCATCACGCACCAGCAGGAGGCGCAACGATGA